Proteins encoded together in one Carya illinoinensis cultivar Pawnee chromosome 3, C.illinoinensisPawnee_v1, whole genome shotgun sequence window:
- the LOC122305111 gene encoding zinc finger CCCH domain-containing protein 39, whose amino-acid sequence MQAQRFDAGSDAIGVWPQVPLNNDQFDMHSQPFKRARNSEDNQSSALSCPPMNSRMNSPNPQVNRGTSNIFFKTKMCTSFMAGMCSKGADCKYAHGIEDMRQPPPNWQELAGLRGGEDRSTGNWDDDQKIIHKMKLCKKFYNGEECPYGERCNFLHEDPAKFRGESGRFRESSVISIGTTESSIVHGAGSNQSDTIRPLNNGSDAIRPNTKLYLKTKICNSWERGQCHYGDKCHFAHGQAELRAPIEGEASSMGFIPISAKPQYVPLRDASPPKTRILPISTEEGRRQKSLLKWKGFKKIDRIYADWLDDVPLAQHLPSKVES is encoded by the exons ATGCAGGCACAGCGATTTGATGCAGGCAGTGATGCCATTGGTGTTTGGCCTCAGGTCCCATTGAACAACGATCAATTCGATATGCATTCACAACCGTTCAAGAGGGCTAGAAATTCTGAGGATAATCAATCCTCGGCCTTGTCCTGCCCGCCAATGAATTCTAGGATGAACTCCCCAAATCCTCAAGTCAATAGAGGGACAAGCAACATTTTCTTTAAGACTAAGATGTGCACAAGTTTTATGGCGGGTATGTGTAGCAAGGGTGCCGATTGTAAGTATGCTCATGGTATTGAAGATATGCGGCAACCTCCACCCAATTGGCAAGAACTTGCTGGTTTACGTGGTGGGGAAGATCGATCAACTGGAAATTGGGATGATGACCAGAAGATAATCCACAAGATGAAGCTATGCAAGAAGTTTTATAATGGGGAGGAGTGCCCTTATGGGGAAAGGTGTAATTTTCTTCATGAAGATCCGGCGAAGTTTAGGGGTGAGTCGGGGAGATTTAGGGAGAGCTCGGTGATAAGCATTGGAACTACCGAATCATCTATAGTTCATGGAGCAGGCTCTAATCAGTCTGATACTATTAGGCCTCTGAACAATGGTTCGGATGCGATCCGGCCAAATACGAAGCTGTATTTGAAGACAAAGATATGTAACAGTTGGGAGAGAGGCCAATGCCACTACGGTGACAAATGCCACTTTGCTCATGGGCAAGCAG AGCTGCGGGCACCCATTGAAGGGGAAGCATCGAGTATGGGCTTCATTCCCATTTCAGCCAAACCTCAATATGTTCCTCTTCGTGATGCATCTCCTCCAAAAACAAGAATTCTGCCTATTTCAACTGAAGAAGGGCGGAGGCAGAAAAGTTTACTGAAGTGGAAAGGATTCAAGAAGATTGATCGCATCTATGCTGATTGGCTTGATGATGTGCCACTAGCGCAACACCTGCCAAGCAAAGTGGAAAGCTGA
- the LOC122305113 gene encoding nudix hydrolase 19, chloroplastic isoform X1, translating into MSLLQYLESSPNSAPQFPRLLENIATTQWTMLVMLSLLSSSTSSSLLSLSRKLCLQTLTRTFSRRSSSSSTTMAINLQSHAFAGNPLRSKTPKPEDPLSPITALETLKTQLLDANPHHQLSSPSFKVLPFRKGRPLAASGAGPGDSSPNWHLGWISLADCKGYLANSGVELSGDSMVYLGSRPEEDVVYWAIDVSGEGGLVPEFWSKQLCFVELRTLMVATDWADARAMGELSVAGHARALLEWHSVSRFCGHCGEKTVPMEAGRRKQCSNELCKKRIYPRVDPVVIMLVIDRENDRVLLSRQSRFVPRMWSCLAGFIEPGESLEEAVRRETWEETGIEVGEVIYHSSQPWPVGPSSIPCQLMVGFHAYAKSLEINVDKEELEDAQWHSREDVKKALAFAEYKKAQETAAVRVEQMCKGVEKGQNLAADFNVESGELAPMFIPGPFAIAHHLISSWVYQDAINGVQAHSKEPSGSLSNL; encoded by the exons ATGTCATTACTACAGTACTTGGAGTCGTCACCAAACTCAGCTCCTCAGTTTCCTCGCCTTCTTGAAAACATAGCCACAACCCAATGGACAATGCTAGTCATGCTCTCCCTCCTCTCTTCCTCAACTTCCTCTtccctcctttctctctctagaaaACTCTGTCTTCAGACCCTCACAAGAACTTTTTCACGCaggagcagcagcagcagcactaCCATGGCCATAAACTTGCAGTCCCATGCCTTTGCTGGCAATCCTTTGAGATCCAAGACCCCAAAACCCGAAGACCCACTTTCACCAATCACAGCCCTTGAAACCCTCAAGACCCAGCTCTTAGATGCTAATCCCCACCACCAGCTCTCTTCCCCTTCTTTCAAGGTCCTGCCTTTCAGAAAAGGCAGGCCCTTGGCGGCTTCGGGTGCTGGACCCGGTGACTCGTCCCCAAATTGGCATCTGGGTTGGATTAGTTTGGCAGATTGCAAGGGTTACTTGGCCAATTCCGGCGTCGAGTTGAGCGGGGACTCGATGGTGTACCTGGGTTCAAGGCCCGAGGAGGATGTCGTCTATTGGGCAATTGACGTTTCTGGTGAGGGTGGTCTCGTGCCTGAGTTTTGGAGCAAGCAACTTTGCTTTGTTGAGCTGAGGACGCTAATGGTGGCGACGGATTGGGCCGATGCGCGAGCTATGGGGGAATTGTCTGTTGCTGGTCAT GCCAGGGCATTGCTAGAATGGCACAGCGTATCACGGTTTTGTGGACATTGTGGAGAGAAAACAGTCCCAATGGAAGCTGGGAGGCGGAAGCAATGTTCGAATGAGTTGTGCAAAAAGAGAATTTACCCTCGTGTTGATCCA GTTGTCATCATGTTGGTCATTGATAGAGAGAACGACCGTGTACTCTTAAGTAGACAATCAAGATTTGTACCCCGTATGTGGAGCTGCTTAGCTGGTTTTATAGAG CCAGGAGAAAGCTTGGAAGAGGCAGTGAGAAGAGAAACATGGGAGGAGACTGGTATTGAAGTAGGAGAAGTCATATATCATAGCTCTCAACCATGGCCTG TTGGACCAAGTAGCATTCCATGCCAGTTGATGGTTGGCTTTCATGCATATGCGAAATCACTAGAAATAAACGTGGACAAGGAAGAGTTGGAAG ACGCTCAGTGGCACAGTAGAGAAGATGTGAAAAAAGCTCTGGCATTTGCCGAATACAAAAAAGCTCAAGAAACTGCAGCAGTCAGGGTAGAACAGATGTGCAAGGGAGTTGAGAAAGGACAGAACTTGGCTGCGGACTTCAATGTGGAAAGTGGTGAACTTGCTCCCATGTTTATACCCGGGCCATTTGCCATTGCCCATCACCTCATCTCGTCCTGGGTCTACCAAGATGCTATCAATGGCGTTCAAGCTCATTCAAAAGAACCTAGTGGTTCTCTATCGAATTTGTAG
- the LOC122305113 gene encoding nudix hydrolase 19, chloroplastic isoform X2 has protein sequence MSLLQYLESSPNSAPQFPRLLENIATTQWTMLVMLSLLSSSTSSSLLSLSRKLCLQTLTRTFSRRSSSSSTTMAINLQSHAFAGNPLRSKTPKPEDPLSPITALETLKTQLLDANPHHQLSSPSFKVLPFRKGRPLAASGAGPGDSSPNWHLGWISLADCKGYLANSGVELSGDSMVYLGSRPEEDVVYWAIDVSGEGGLVPEFWSKQLCFVELRTLMVATDWADARAMGELSVAGHARALLEWHSVSRFCGHCGEKTVPMEAGRRKQCSNELCKKRIYPRVDPVVIMLVIDRENDRVLLSRQSRFVPRMWSCLAGFIEPGESLEEAVRRETWEETGIEVGEVIYHSSQPWPVGPSSIPCQLMVGFHAYAKSLEINVDKEELEVITDENTRIGIKCKVFLYPFCPHGTC, from the exons ATGTCATTACTACAGTACTTGGAGTCGTCACCAAACTCAGCTCCTCAGTTTCCTCGCCTTCTTGAAAACATAGCCACAACCCAATGGACAATGCTAGTCATGCTCTCCCTCCTCTCTTCCTCAACTTCCTCTtccctcctttctctctctagaaaACTCTGTCTTCAGACCCTCACAAGAACTTTTTCACGCaggagcagcagcagcagcactaCCATGGCCATAAACTTGCAGTCCCATGCCTTTGCTGGCAATCCTTTGAGATCCAAGACCCCAAAACCCGAAGACCCACTTTCACCAATCACAGCCCTTGAAACCCTCAAGACCCAGCTCTTAGATGCTAATCCCCACCACCAGCTCTCTTCCCCTTCTTTCAAGGTCCTGCCTTTCAGAAAAGGCAGGCCCTTGGCGGCTTCGGGTGCTGGACCCGGTGACTCGTCCCCAAATTGGCATCTGGGTTGGATTAGTTTGGCAGATTGCAAGGGTTACTTGGCCAATTCCGGCGTCGAGTTGAGCGGGGACTCGATGGTGTACCTGGGTTCAAGGCCCGAGGAGGATGTCGTCTATTGGGCAATTGACGTTTCTGGTGAGGGTGGTCTCGTGCCTGAGTTTTGGAGCAAGCAACTTTGCTTTGTTGAGCTGAGGACGCTAATGGTGGCGACGGATTGGGCCGATGCGCGAGCTATGGGGGAATTGTCTGTTGCTGGTCAT GCCAGGGCATTGCTAGAATGGCACAGCGTATCACGGTTTTGTGGACATTGTGGAGAGAAAACAGTCCCAATGGAAGCTGGGAGGCGGAAGCAATGTTCGAATGAGTTGTGCAAAAAGAGAATTTACCCTCGTGTTGATCCA GTTGTCATCATGTTGGTCATTGATAGAGAGAACGACCGTGTACTCTTAAGTAGACAATCAAGATTTGTACCCCGTATGTGGAGCTGCTTAGCTGGTTTTATAGAG CCAGGAGAAAGCTTGGAAGAGGCAGTGAGAAGAGAAACATGGGAGGAGACTGGTATTGAAGTAGGAGAAGTCATATATCATAGCTCTCAACCATGGCCTG TTGGACCAAGTAGCATTCCATGCCAGTTGATGGTTGGCTTTCATGCATATGCGAAATCACTAGAAATAAACGTGGACAAGGAAGAGTTGGAAG TGATTACAGATGAGAATACTCGAATAGGCATCAAGTGCAAAGTTTTTTTGTACCCCTTTTGCCCTCACGGCACATGTTAG